A genome region from Nocardia sp. NBC_00565 includes the following:
- a CDS encoding NUDIX hydrolase, with product MSVSMFDEALPRGERDGVGLRVGAIIDRGGEVLLLEAHSTGPIQLTRKLPGATVEPGESVAAAVIRGVRDETGLTVTGIGRHIGDFDYLSPAGKPVRRLHFAVDVASTGPILLTAHAGYVWAPLDGELLVTPSIRGILQTYKDLVYR from the coding sequence ATGTCGGTATCGATGTTCGACGAGGCGCTTCCGCGCGGTGAACGTGATGGTGTTGGGCTGCGAGTCGGCGCGATCATCGACCGGGGTGGGGAAGTGTTGCTTTTGGAAGCCCACAGTACGGGGCCGATCCAGCTGACCCGCAAGCTTCCGGGCGCCACCGTGGAACCGGGCGAGTCGGTTGCCGCGGCAGTGATTCGCGGAGTCCGCGACGAGACCGGGTTGACCGTCACCGGCATCGGCCGGCACATCGGCGACTTCGACTACTTGTCTCCGGCTGGAAAGCCGGTCCGACGCTTGCATTTCGCCGTGGACGTGGCATCCACCGGCCCAATTCTGCTCACCGCACACGCTGGCTACGTATGGGCGCCGTTGGACGGAGAACTGCTCGTGACGCCCTCCATCCGCGGAATCCTCCAGACATATAAGGACCTCGTCTACCGCTGA
- a CDS encoding S1 family peptidase, giving the protein MVALGRIGIRVLVAAAVAVIASMGLPGNALAEQRAMLGGGSGILLDGRYTCTLTTVGYDRAERMVGLTAGHCAEIGMSVQAEARQAGVIGTVAAVDHDSDFAVIDFDRAKVTPIRQVAQTFIDGIGTPPRLGDIVCENGRTSGFKCGLVWDTNLRWFQHQVCSRPGDSGGPVTIGDRLVGMNVGHIGVEMLGVRVFDIGCESLIAPLHDPAVATQIGMVLAAIDAGGGVGAGFRPL; this is encoded by the coding sequence ATGGTTGCGCTGGGAAGGATCGGGATACGCGTGCTCGTGGCCGCGGCAGTCGCGGTCATCGCCTCCATGGGGCTCCCCGGAAACGCACTGGCCGAACAGCGGGCAATGCTCGGCGGCGGATCGGGCATTCTGCTCGACGGCCGATATACCTGCACTCTCACCACCGTCGGCTACGACCGCGCCGAGCGCATGGTCGGACTCACCGCTGGACACTGCGCCGAGATCGGTATGTCCGTGCAGGCCGAGGCGCGGCAGGCGGGCGTCATCGGCACCGTCGCCGCTGTCGATCACGACAGCGACTTCGCCGTCATCGACTTCGACCGCGCCAAGGTCACGCCGATCCGCCAGGTCGCGCAGACCTTCATCGACGGCATCGGCACGCCGCCACGGCTGGGCGACATTGTCTGCGAGAACGGCCGCACCTCCGGATTCAAGTGCGGTCTGGTGTGGGATACGAACCTGCGGTGGTTTCAGCACCAGGTCTGCTCGCGGCCCGGCGATTCGGGCGGACCAGTCACCATCGGCGACCGGCTGGTCGGGATGAATGTCGGACATATCGGGGTCGAGATGCTCGGTGTGAGGGTGTTCGACATCGGCTGCGAGAGCCTGATAGCGCCGCTGCACGATCCGGCCGTGGCGACACAGATCGGGATGGTGCTCGCGGCGATCGATGCGGGCGGCGGTGTGGGAGCAGGTTTTCGACCGCTCTGA
- a CDS encoding BTAD domain-containing putative transcriptional regulator, translating to MVDDEISGPRGRLAAMVRKYRRRAGLTQQETAESAGLSVGALRDLEQGRVARPRGSTLRMLGDVLELSHGELAELLREVDEGSAVGLRIEVLGPLRVWVHGKLVDPGSETQRLLLGMLALSPNHPVPRNTLLEMICGECPRGQTGHLLQSRISRLRGRLQPNRAESESDDILAAVHGGYRLSVADGQHDLKIYYRTVIRARAARDHGDLSAACELFAEAVRLWRGEPLAGLDALQSHPTVVRLAHEYRTVVVEYAAVAAELGRYHAALPLLRRAADTDSLNEAVHRELMIALAGGGQQAAALAVFDTLRHRLADELGADPGPDLTAAYYRILRQEVAAPEVVPITAHRQLPPATTDFTGRAAQLRELWDALPAPGKSNSMTICAILGMGGVGKTKLAVQMAHRLLADGRYRDIQLHADLRGYASRPPAEPAVVLGSFLRLLGVPSDRIPASLDDRSALYRDRLYDKHALVLLDNVAGESQLLPLLPAGPDNLVLVTSRRTLWLDGAHTLSLSAFTADEARRVLIRAVGEARVAAEPDAVDQVLTRYGRLPLAVALVARRLQSRSTWRFADFLERLDEVGGPLNEQARGSRHLRAVFDLSYQALDPVHQRLFRLLGLHPRDDFTVYSVAALAALTSAQTRQQLDRLVDEHMIVEVDRHHYRLPGLLADYARDRAASAESRQERRSALTRLLTSSCTAVPSLAEYGGPSPRRDVISHG from the coding sequence ATGGTCGATGACGAAATCAGTGGCCCCCGTGGGCGATTGGCGGCAATGGTACGGAAGTATCGGCGCCGCGCGGGTTTGACCCAGCAGGAGACGGCCGAGTCGGCCGGATTGAGCGTCGGCGCCCTGCGCGACCTCGAACAAGGCCGAGTGGCCCGCCCACGCGGATCGACCCTGCGCATGCTCGGGGACGTACTCGAACTGTCCCATGGCGAACTCGCCGAATTGTTGCGCGAGGTCGACGAAGGCAGTGCCGTCGGCCTGCGCATCGAAGTGCTCGGCCCGCTCCGGGTTTGGGTGCACGGCAAACTCGTCGACCCCGGTTCGGAAACACAGCGACTGCTGCTGGGCATGCTCGCGCTGTCGCCGAACCACCCGGTGCCCAGGAACACATTGCTGGAAATGATCTGCGGCGAATGTCCACGGGGTCAAACCGGGCATTTGCTCCAATCGCGCATCTCGCGGCTGCGCGGACGCTTGCAGCCCAACCGGGCGGAGTCCGAATCCGACGATATCCTGGCGGCGGTTCACGGTGGCTACCGCCTGTCGGTCGCCGATGGACAGCACGACCTGAAAATCTACTACCGCACGGTGATTCGAGCCCGTGCCGCCCGCGACCACGGCGACCTCAGCGCGGCGTGTGAACTCTTCGCCGAGGCAGTCCGGTTGTGGCGAGGTGAGCCGCTGGCGGGCCTCGACGCTCTGCAATCTCACCCAACAGTGGTGCGGCTGGCGCACGAATATCGGACGGTCGTCGTCGAGTACGCAGCGGTCGCCGCCGAGCTCGGTCGATACCATGCGGCACTGCCGTTGTTGCGGAGGGCGGCCGATACCGACTCGTTGAACGAGGCTGTCCACCGAGAGCTGATGATCGCGCTGGCGGGCGGCGGGCAACAGGCCGCCGCGCTCGCCGTTTTCGACACGCTGCGCCATCGCCTTGCCGACGAGCTGGGCGCGGATCCGGGACCGGACCTGACCGCCGCCTATTACCGCATACTGCGCCAGGAAGTCGCTGCGCCGGAGGTCGTGCCGATCACAGCCCATCGCCAATTGCCGCCCGCGACTACCGATTTCACCGGACGAGCGGCACAACTGCGGGAATTGTGGGACGCCCTGCCCGCGCCCGGCAAGAGTAACTCGATGACGATCTGTGCGATCCTCGGTATGGGCGGGGTCGGCAAAACCAAGCTGGCAGTGCAGATGGCGCACCGGTTGCTTGCCGACGGACGCTACCGTGACATCCAGCTCCATGCGGATCTGCGAGGTTATGCGAGTCGGCCACCCGCGGAGCCCGCGGTCGTGCTCGGGTCGTTCCTGCGCTTGTTGGGAGTGCCGAGCGACCGGATCCCCGCCAGTCTCGACGACCGTTCCGCGCTGTACCGCGATCGTCTCTACGATAAGCACGCGCTGGTGCTGCTGGATAACGTCGCGGGCGAGAGCCAACTGCTTCCGCTGCTGCCCGCCGGACCGGATAATCTGGTGTTGGTCACCAGCAGACGAACGCTGTGGCTGGATGGCGCCCATACGCTGTCGCTGTCGGCGTTCACCGCGGATGAGGCGCGGCGAGTGTTGATACGTGCCGTCGGCGAGGCCAGGGTGGCCGCCGAACCCGACGCTGTCGACCAGGTGCTGACCCGCTACGGCAGGCTTCCGCTGGCCGTAGCCCTGGTGGCACGGCGGCTGCAATCCCGCTCGACCTGGCGCTTCGCCGACTTTCTGGAACGACTGGACGAGGTCGGTGGCCCACTGAACGAGCAGGCTCGGGGTAGCAGACACCTGCGGGCCGTATTCGATCTTTCCTACCAGGCGCTCGACCCCGTACATCAGCGTTTGTTCCGGTTGCTCGGATTACATCCCCGCGACGACTTCACCGTGTATTCCGTTGCGGCGCTGGCCGCGCTCACCTCCGCACAGACCCGGCAGCAACTGGACCGTCTGGTCGACGAGCATATGATCGTGGAGGTAGACAGACATCACTACCGGTTGCCTGGTTTGCTCGCCGACTACGCTCGCGATCGAGCTGCAAGCGCCGAATCCCGACAGGAGCGGCGATCCGCACTCACCCGTCTGCTGACTTCTTCCTGCACCGCCGTCCCGAGCCTCGCTGAGTACGGTGGTCCATCACCTCGGCGCGACGTCATCTCGCACGGGTAA
- a CDS encoding HAMP domain-containing sensor histidine kinase, whose amino-acid sequence MLGSAGVAFGFFRLRIGWLPPKTTIAATVIALLTSQILAHGTTRPLREMTAAAKRMAQGDYTRRVRASSRDEVGQLAVAFNQMAADLAAADQQRRDLIANVSHELRTPITALNAVLENMVDGVSKPDDKTLRTALAQTERLGLLVSELLDLSTIESGARALDREHLTVTPLLAEVIAEAEVTAAALGRGVRFSTDVQPCTASVFADRARLHQVLLNLLDNAARHGPAGGEVRIEARADHGHLTIDVQDQGPGIPIAERATIFDRFTRGGRTDGGGTGLGLAISRWIVDLHGGTIAVADPGSRIRVVLPDH is encoded by the coding sequence ATGTTGGGGTCGGCGGGGGTGGCGTTCGGGTTCTTTCGGTTGCGGATCGGATGGTTGCCGCCGAAGACGACTATCGCGGCGACGGTGATCGCACTGCTGACTTCGCAGATCCTCGCGCACGGCACCACCAGGCCGCTGCGGGAGATGACGGCGGCGGCGAAACGGATGGCGCAGGGCGATTACACGCGGCGGGTGCGCGCCAGTTCCCGCGATGAGGTCGGGCAGTTGGCGGTGGCCTTCAATCAGATGGCCGCCGACCTGGCCGCCGCCGATCAACAGCGCCGCGACCTGATCGCCAATGTCTCGCACGAGCTGCGCACCCCGATCACCGCACTGAACGCGGTGCTGGAGAACATGGTCGATGGGGTGTCCAAACCCGATGACAAAACCCTGCGCACCGCGCTCGCGCAAACCGAACGGCTCGGCCTGCTCGTCTCCGAACTGCTCGACCTGTCCACCATCGAATCCGGCGCCCGCGCACTGGACCGTGAACATCTCACCGTTACACCGCTTTTGGCCGAGGTCATCGCCGAGGCGGAGGTGACGGCCGCGGCACTGGGGCGCGGCGTGCGCTTCAGCACCGATGTGCAACCTTGCACCGCAAGCGTTTTCGCAGACCGTGCACGCTTACATCAGGTGCTGCTCAACCTGCTCGACAACGCCGCCCGCCACGGCCCCGCCGGTGGTGAGGTTCGCATCGAGGCCCGCGCCGACCACGGCCACCTCACCATCGACGTCCAAGACCAGGGCCCCGGCATCCCGATCGCCGAACGCGCCACCATCTTCGACCGTTTCACCCGCGGCGGCCGCACCGACGGCGGCGGCACCGGTCTCGGCCTGGCCATCTCGCGCTGGATCGTTGACCTCCACGGCGGCACCATCGCCGTCGCCGACCCCGGCTCCCGCATCCGCGTCGTCCTCCCCGACCACTGA
- a CDS encoding response regulator transcription factor translates to MEQNAAVSGQGVRRILVVDDEVTIAESVAARLRAEGFSVDLAHDGPGAVTAAETLAPDLVVLDVMLPGFDGLEVCRRIQAARPIPVLMLTARTDETDQLIGLGVGADDYLTKPFSLRVLAARVHALLRRMDRVADRDGATIIVGDLRIDVDQRRVWRAEVEAQLTPLEFDLLARLARRPRVVLARERLLEEVWDWADAAGTRAVDSHVKALRRKLGADLIRTVHGVGYALEAR, encoded by the coding sequence ATGGAACAGAACGCGGCGGTCAGCGGGCAGGGGGTGCGACGGATTCTGGTGGTCGATGACGAGGTGACCATCGCGGAATCGGTCGCCGCGCGGCTCCGGGCCGAAGGGTTCAGCGTCGATCTGGCGCACGACGGTCCCGGTGCGGTCACCGCGGCCGAGACGCTCGCGCCGGACCTGGTCGTCCTCGATGTGATGCTGCCGGGCTTCGATGGCCTCGAGGTGTGCCGCCGGATCCAGGCCGCGCGCCCGATCCCGGTGCTCATGCTCACCGCGCGCACCGACGAAACCGATCAACTCATCGGCCTAGGCGTCGGCGCCGACGACTACCTCACCAAACCGTTCTCCCTGCGGGTGCTCGCCGCCCGCGTGCACGCCCTGCTACGGCGCATGGACCGGGTCGCCGACCGCGACGGTGCGACCATCATCGTCGGCGACCTCCGCATCGACGTCGACCAGCGCCGCGTGTGGCGCGCCGAGGTCGAGGCCCAGCTCACCCCGCTCGAATTCGACCTCCTGGCCCGCCTCGCGCGTCGCCCGCGCGTGGTCCTTGCCCGCGAACGACTCCTGGAAGAAGTCTGGGACTGGGCCGACGCCGCAGGCACCCGAGCCGTCGACAGCCACGTCAAAGCCCTGCGCCGCAAGCTCGGCGCAGATCTGATCCGCACGGTGCACGGAGTGGGTTACGCATTGGAGGCACGATGA
- a CDS encoding Gfo/Idh/MocA family protein, which translates to MTLGIALIGTGWMARAHTHAVRALPDLGLDLPDVRLVTVASRDKARATRAADRLGYQHATDDWRAAIDDPGVDIVVNVAANESHAEPSIAALGAGKHVVCEKPLAIDATTAAAMAAAVPPDLVAVCGYNYRFVPALRLARDLIKEGRLGTIRHVRLSYLQDWAATAAARDGWKFADPVAGNSVADYSHIIDLLCWLVGEPARVCASIATLAEPDAPAGLRRAEPGTDHEDWYAALVELTSGATAVLEASRVATASKGRQLVEIFGSDGSLRWDMEDLNRLHIAQTRDDEQDSRTAGPRAVLVTEPSQPFLDTWWAPGHILGWEHTLVHQWIAVLNQITGQGGAADRAASFTEGLRACRITDAIRRSAADGAWCPIDRG; encoded by the coding sequence ATGACTCTCGGGATCGCCCTGATCGGCACCGGCTGGATGGCTCGCGCTCACACGCACGCTGTGCGGGCTCTGCCCGATCTCGGCCTGGACCTGCCGGATGTCCGCCTGGTCACGGTAGCGAGCCGGGACAAAGCCAGGGCCACGCGGGCCGCGGACCGGCTCGGTTACCAGCACGCCACCGACGACTGGCGGGCGGCCATCGACGATCCCGGCGTGGACATTGTGGTCAACGTCGCAGCCAACGAATCGCATGCGGAGCCGTCGATCGCCGCGTTGGGCGCGGGCAAGCATGTGGTCTGTGAAAAACCGCTGGCCATCGACGCGACTACCGCAGCGGCAATGGCTGCGGCCGTGCCGCCCGATCTCGTCGCCGTGTGCGGATACAACTATCGCTTCGTTCCAGCGTTGCGCCTGGCCCGCGACCTGATCAAGGAAGGCAGGCTCGGGACCATCCGCCATGTGCGGCTGAGCTATTTGCAGGACTGGGCAGCCACGGCCGCGGCTCGCGACGGCTGGAAGTTCGCCGATCCGGTGGCCGGTAACAGCGTCGCCGACTATTCGCACATCATCGACCTGCTGTGCTGGTTGGTGGGTGAGCCGGCCCGAGTATGCGCGAGCATAGCCACGCTGGCGGAGCCGGACGCGCCCGCGGGTCTGCGCCGGGCCGAGCCGGGCACCGACCACGAGGACTGGTATGCGGCCCTGGTCGAACTCACCTCGGGAGCGACCGCGGTGTTGGAGGCATCCCGGGTGGCCACGGCCAGCAAGGGCAGACAGCTGGTGGAGATTTTCGGGTCGGACGGGTCGCTGCGCTGGGATATGGAGGACCTGAACCGACTGCATATCGCGCAAACGCGTGACGATGAACAAGATTCGCGGACGGCAGGACCACGAGCGGTCCTGGTGACCGAGCCCAGCCAGCCCTTCCTGGATACCTGGTGGGCTCCGGGCCATATCCTCGGCTGGGAGCACACCCTGGTACACCAGTGGATCGCCGTGCTGAACCAGATCACCGGGCAGGGCGGCGCCGCCGACCGGGCCGCGTCTTTCACCGAAGGCCTGCGTGCCTGCCGGATCACCGACGCGATTCGCCGTTCCGCTGCAGACGGTGCCTGGTGCCCGATCGACCGGGGGTGA
- a CDS encoding Gfo/Idh/MocA family protein, with protein MRVGLLGTGRIGAFHAGTLATTSRVGSLTLWDPRAEVARAVAERVGGRVAESPSALLGDRLDALLICSPSTTHEDILTEAVHRGIPTFCEKPVATTLDATARLLTLVESADVPVTIGFQRRSDPGYQALRQRVVSGALGKLYLARMVSADEAPPPAEYLACSGGLFTDQSVHDFDIVRYITGEEIVSVYATGAALTGAAGFAETADVDTAVTVLTLSGGTIVSLTSSRHSATGYDVTFELAGSGGVATVSSATRQPTVDGVADVLASDGGFLATFAAAYRSEVGRFLDYVEGIGDNPCSVHDAFVAFSVAQAATHSRRNGIPVRLDQYELEGISR; from the coding sequence GTGCGGGTAGGACTACTCGGTACCGGACGAATCGGTGCATTTCATGCGGGCACGCTCGCAACGACATCCCGGGTCGGGTCGCTGACACTGTGGGATCCCCGCGCCGAGGTCGCGCGAGCCGTTGCCGAGCGAGTGGGCGGGCGCGTCGCGGAATCTCCGTCCGCGCTGCTCGGCGACCGGCTGGACGCGTTGCTGATCTGCTCGCCCTCGACCACCCACGAGGACATCCTCACCGAGGCAGTGCACCGGGGAATACCCACCTTCTGCGAAAAACCGGTGGCCACCACCCTCGATGCGACGGCGCGGTTGCTCACCCTGGTCGAATCCGCCGATGTGCCGGTGACGATCGGATTCCAGCGGCGTAGTGACCCCGGCTACCAGGCGCTGCGCCAACGCGTCGTATCAGGCGCGCTGGGCAAGCTGTATCTGGCGCGCATGGTCTCCGCCGACGAAGCTCCGCCTCCGGCGGAATACCTGGCCTGCTCCGGCGGCCTGTTCACCGATCAGAGCGTGCACGACTTCGATATCGTCCGCTACATCACCGGCGAGGAGATCGTGTCGGTGTATGCGACCGGAGCAGCCCTCACCGGAGCCGCCGGGTTTGCCGAGACCGCTGACGTCGACACCGCGGTCACTGTTCTGACGCTCAGCGGCGGCACAATAGTCTCGCTCACCAGCTCTCGGCACAGCGCGACAGGCTATGACGTGACCTTCGAACTGGCAGGTAGCGGAGGTGTCGCAACAGTTTCCTCAGCCACCCGACAGCCCACCGTGGACGGGGTGGCCGATGTCCTCGCCTCCGACGGAGGGTTTCTGGCCACCTTCGCTGCCGCCTACCGATCGGAGGTCGGCCGCTTCCTGGACTACGTCGAGGGTATCGGCGACAACCCCTGTTCGGTGCACGACGCGTTCGTCGCGTTCTCGGTGGCACAAGCAGCGACCCACAGTCGTCGCAACGGTATTCCGGTGCGGCTCGACCAATACGAATTGGAAGGCATCTCGCGATGA